The stretch of DNA ATGGAACAAAGCTTAAAAAGATGGCTGAATGGAAGGAGGGCAAAGAAAGGTTCTATGAAGAACCAGAAGAGGGATATTTTGAATACGACATATCAGATGAAACCCCCTCTAAATTGGGTTATACAGGCTATGTCGCATACTACAAAAAACCCTTAATGTTTAATAATCCTGAAGAACTAAATAGTATAAGCCCAAAGCCAGAACATAATCCAAAGAGTGGGCCTTCTCCAGAAAGATTCCTTGGTGTTCCTATTTTAAAGAAAGAAGAAGTCTTCGGCGTTATAAGGATATGCAAGGATGAAGATGAGACAGCCTTTGTAAAGAATGACCAGTTTATTCTTTCCCAATTGGCAGAGAGGCTTATATCTGAAATAAAGAGGCTTCAAGGTATAGAAGAGATGCAGATGTTAATATCTGCAGTTGACCATGAGATTACCCCCTATCTTAACCCACTCTTTAAAGACATAGAAAATAAAAGGACAGAAGATGCCTTAGGAATAACAAGAAAGATAGACTCAATCATTAAACGGCTCCATGATTACCGCACAGGTATAGAAGAAATTAAAAAAACATCCTGCAAAATAACAGAATTAATAGAAGATGCTTTAAAGATTTACAAGAATGATATGGAAGAAAAAGGGATAAAATATTATATTAAAAAGCCAGAGCCAGAAAAGGATGTCTACATTGACAAAGAAAAAATAGGGATAGTCATAAGAAACCTAATCTCAAATTCTGTTGAGGCAATAAATGGTAATGGTAAAATAGATATTACACTAAACCAAAGCAATGGTAACCTTATTGTAACCTTTAAGGATAATGGCTGTGGAATGAGGGAGGATGTTAAAAATGACCTTTTAAGAAAATTTGGCTCATCAAAGCCAGGGAAGATGGGTATAGGGCTATATCTTAGCAATCGTATTATTAAGGCACATCAAGGAATGCTCTCATTTGAGAGCGAATATGGAAAAGGGGCAAGCTTTACTATAGAGTTGCCTTATAAAGAAAGGGAGGAAAAAGATGTCTGATAGAGAAGATTTAATCGCTATTATAGAGGATGTTCCTGAGGCCTGTAATAGGCTTAAAGAAGATATAGAGGCAAGATTTGGGATGGGTGTAATTACAGCAGGGACTGCCAGTGAAGGGCTTGAGATGGTTGAGAAAAACTTAAAGAGACTGAGGCTTGTTATATTAGATTTGGGTCTGCCTGAAAGAAAGGATAATCTAAAAGACCATAATCAGGGAATCAGGGTCTTGGGAGAAATTAAAAGAATTGCTCCATACCTTCAAGTAATTATAGTCACAGGAACAAAAAAAGAGGTAGAATGGGTGGTTAGGGCTATGAGGGGTGGTGCTTTTGATTATTTAGTGAAAGAGGCTGAGTTATTTGATAGATTAGGGAAGGATATTGAGGAGATTATTGAAGAACCAGGCACCCCTGATGTAAGTGAAGAATTTGCTTACATATCAGAAAATATGCCAGAGATTCAAGAAAAATATGGTGGTAAATGGATTGCTGTGCTTGATAAAGGGGTGGTTGCATTTGGAGAAGATGCAGATTTAGTCTATGAAGAGGCAAAAGGGAAATACCCTAATAGAACACCGCTTTTGGATTTAGTTCCAAAAGAAAAAGGGGAATTACTAATATGAAATGTGGAGGTTTTGAATGGTCAGCAATAAATGGGGTTAAATTTCCAAGGGCAGTAATATACATTAACAGCAGGATACGGAATGAATGGATTCCCATCATTGTTCATATAGACTCTGGGGCTGATATTACTATAATCAATAGAAGTTTAGGAAATGCGATAGTCAGTAATGTTGAAAGTGGCAGAAAAGTATCCATTGGGGGTGTTGGAGGGGGAAGCATTATTACATATCGTCACAAGATTAGCTTAAAAATTGGAGAATGTCCTATAGATTCCGAGATTGCTATCTGTGAGGCAGACCCCCTTAAAAGGTGTCTATTAGGGTTTGACCTTATTCAGAAATTTAAGGGGGTTTATTTTGATGGTGACCATAAAAGGACCTGCTTTTCTGTTGATAATATAGGAGGAAGGATAGTATGAATCCATTAGAAGGCATTGCCAAGCCATTTAAGATATATGAGCTAAGGAAGAGAATTCTCTTTACCCTTGGCTTGCTTGCGGTTTATAGGATTGGCTCATTCATTCCAACCCCTGGTGTAAATGCCTCTGCATTCCAGGCATACTTTCAAGGCTTAAAAGGGAGTATGGCAGGCCTTGCAAATCTCTTTACAGGTGGAGCATTAGAGAGGTTTTCCATATTTGCATTAGGGATTATGCCATATATTTCAGCATCAATTATTATGTCCTTGATGGCACACCTTGTTTCATCTTTAGAGAAGATACAAAAGGAGGGAGAGGAGGGAAGGAGGAAGATAAACCAATACACAAGATACCTTACGGTTCTTATTGCCCTTATTCAAGGCTCTGGAATAAGCATATGGCTTGAAAGCACCCAATACTATGTTCCCATTGTCCCAGCACCTGGCATTGCCTTTAAGCTTATGACCATTCTTGTTATGACAACGGGTGCCCTTTTTATTATGTGGCTTGGCGAGCAGATAACCGAAAGGGGAATAGGAAATGGCTCATCCATCCTTATCTTTGCCAATATTGTTGCTAATGTTCCACAGGGTCTTGCCCTTACAATGCAGGGGATTTTTAGTGGAGAGATGAATATACCTGTTGGGGTTATCCTTGTTTTCATTGTTGGATGTATTGTTGCAGGTGTGGTTATTATGATTCAAGGTCATAGAAAGGTATCTGTCCAATATGCAAAGAGGATGATTGGAAGAAAAATGTATGGAGGTCAAAGCTCATACCTTCCGATGCAGATAAATATGGCAGGCGTTATTCCCATAATATTTGCCTCATCAATCCTTACATTTCCAGCAACCATAGGTGCATTCCTTGGAAGGGGTGGTTTTTTTGACTGGCTTCTTTATATTCCAACATGGATAAGGGAAGGGGTTTCAAACCTTCTTTATGTTGCTCTTACCATATTCTTTACATACTTTTATATCTCCATTATCTTTAATCCAAATGAGGTGGCTGATAACTTAAGAAAATCCGGAGGATTTGTTCCAGGGATTAGACCAGGAAGACAGACATCAGACTATCTCCATACAATCCTTAACAGGGTAACCTTTGTTGGTGCTGTATTTCTTGGCATTATTGCCATACTTCCAACCATTGCTTTGTCATTCCTCCATGCACCATTTTATTTTGGCGGGACAACCATCTTAATTGTGGTTGGTGTCTGCCTTGATACCTTGCGTCAGGTTGAATCCTATCTTATGATGCATCATTATGAGGGATTCCTTAAGAAGGCAAGGATAAGGGGGAGGTTTTAATAAAATGCAAAATTCAAAATGCAAAACGCAAAACTTGTGGTAAGGATTTAATAAAATGAGAATAATTTTATTTGGGCCACCTGGGGCGGGAAAGGGAACAGCGGCAAAAAGGCTTGTTGAGAGATTTAAAATCCCACAAATATCAACAGGTGATATATTAAGGGATGCTGTATCAACTAAAACAAAAATGGGTCTTGTTGCAGAGGACTATATGGAAAAAGGAGAGCTTGTTCCAGATGATATAATTATTGGGATAATTCAGGAAAGGATAAAAAACAAGGATTGCGAAAATGGCTTTATTCTTGATGGATTTCCAAGAACAATAAACCAGGCAGAGAAATTAGAAGATATGGGAATAAAGATAGATGAGGTAATTAAATTGGATGTAGATTCTGAAACAATTATTAAAAGGAATACAGGAAGGAGGATATGTAAGGATTGTGGTGCAATATATCATTTGAAAAATTGTCCTCCAAAGGAAGATGGAATATGCGACAAGTGCCAAGGTGCCCTTTGCCAGAGGGAGGATGATTGCGAGGAACATATAAGGCATAGAATAGATGTCTATCTTAAACAGACAATGCCCCTTGTGGATTTCTATGAAAAAATGGGTATTTTAGTATCTGTGGATGGCTCTGGAAGCGAAAGCGAGGTCTTTGAGAGGTTGTTAAAGGTTTTAAAATGATAATCCTTAAATCAAAAGAAGAGATAGAAAGAATAAGAATAGCAGGCGAAATAATTAAAAATACATTTTTGAAGCTTTTAGATATGATAAAGCCAGGGGTTACAA from bacterium encodes:
- a CDS encoding DUF5678 domain-containing protein produces the protein MSDREDLIAIIEDVPEACNRLKEDIEARFGMGVITAGTASEGLEMVEKNLKRLRLVILDLGLPERKDNLKDHNQGIRVLGEIKRIAPYLQVIIVTGTKKEVEWVVRAMRGGAFDYLVKEAELFDRLGKDIEEIIEEPGTPDVSEEFAYISENMPEIQEKYGGKWIAVLDKGVVAFGEDADLVYEEAKGKYPNRTPLLDLVPKEKGELLI
- the secY gene encoding preprotein translocase subunit SecY, which translates into the protein MNPLEGIAKPFKIYELRKRILFTLGLLAVYRIGSFIPTPGVNASAFQAYFQGLKGSMAGLANLFTGGALERFSIFALGIMPYISASIIMSLMAHLVSSLEKIQKEGEEGRRKINQYTRYLTVLIALIQGSGISIWLESTQYYVPIVPAPGIAFKLMTILVMTTGALFIMWLGEQITERGIGNGSSILIFANIVANVPQGLALTMQGIFSGEMNIPVGVILVFIVGCIVAGVVIMIQGHRKVSVQYAKRMIGRKMYGGQSSYLPMQINMAGVIPIIFASSILTFPATIGAFLGRGGFFDWLLYIPTWIREGVSNLLYVALTIFFTYFYISIIFNPNEVADNLRKSGGFVPGIRPGRQTSDYLHTILNRVTFVGAVFLGIIAILPTIALSFLHAPFYFGGTTILIVVGVCLDTLRQVESYLMMHHYEGFLKKARIRGRF
- a CDS encoding adenylate kinase; the encoded protein is MRIILFGPPGAGKGTAAKRLVERFKIPQISTGDILRDAVSTKTKMGLVAEDYMEKGELVPDDIIIGIIQERIKNKDCENGFILDGFPRTINQAEKLEDMGIKIDEVIKLDVDSETIIKRNTGRRICKDCGAIYHLKNCPPKEDGICDKCQGALCQREDDCEEHIRHRIDVYLKQTMPLVDFYEKMGILVSVDGSGSESEVFERLLKVLK